In one window of Nomascus leucogenys isolate Asia chromosome 1a, Asia_NLE_v1, whole genome shotgun sequence DNA:
- the RAB15 gene encoding ras-related protein Rab-15 isoform X1, with protein MAKQYDVLFRLLLIGDSGVGKTCLLCRFTDNEFHSSHISTIGVDFKMKTIEVDGIKVRIQIWDTAGQERYQTITKQYYRRAQGIFLVYDISSERSYQHIMKWVSDVDEYAPEGVQKILIGNKADEEQKRQVGREQGQQLAKEYGMDFYETSACTNLNIKESFTRLTELVLQAHRKELEGLRVRASNELALAELEEEEGKPEGPANSSKTCWC; from the exons ATGGCGAAGCAGTACGATGTGCTGTTCCGGCTGCTGCTGATCGGGGACTCCGGGGTGGGCAAGACCTGCCTGCTGTGCCGCTTCACCGACAACGAGTTCCACTCCTCGCACATCTCCACCATCG gTGTTGACTTTAAGATGAAGACCATAGAGGTAGATGGCATCAAAGTGCGGATACAGATTTG GGACACCGCAGGGCAGGAGAGATACCAGACCATCACAAAGCAGTACTATCGGCGGGCCCAG GGGATATTTTTGGTCTACGATATTAGCAGCGAGCGCTCTTACCAGCACATCATGAAGTGGGTCAGTGACGTGGATGAG TACGCACCAGAAGGCGTCCAGAAGATCCTTATTGGGAATAAGGCTGATGAGGAGCAGAAACGGCAGGTGGGAAGAGAGCAAGGGCAGCAG CTGGCGAAGGAGTATGGCATGGACTTCTATGAAACAAGTGCCTGCACCAACCTCAACATTAAAGAG TCATTCACGCGTCTGACGGAGCTGGTGCTGCAGGCCCACAGGAAGGAGCTGGAAGGCCTCCGGGTGCGTGCCAGCAACGAGTTGGCATTGgcagagctggaggaggaggagggcaaaCCCGAGGGCCCAGCGAACTCTTCGAAAACCTGCTGGTGCTGA
- the RAB15 gene encoding ras-related protein Rab-15 isoform X2, producing the protein MPTPDLAPGSTQRRVDFKMKTIEVDGIKVRIQIWDTAGQERYQTITKQYYRRAQGIFLVYDISSERSYQHIMKWVSDVDEYAPEGVQKILIGNKADEEQKRQVGREQGQQLAKEYGMDFYETSACTNLNIKESFTRLTELVLQAHRKELEGLRVRASNELALAELEEEEGKPEGPANSSKTCWC; encoded by the exons ATGCCCACTCCTGACCTTGCTCCAGGGAGTACACAAAGAC gTGTTGACTTTAAGATGAAGACCATAGAGGTAGATGGCATCAAAGTGCGGATACAGATTTG GGACACCGCAGGGCAGGAGAGATACCAGACCATCACAAAGCAGTACTATCGGCGGGCCCAG GGGATATTTTTGGTCTACGATATTAGCAGCGAGCGCTCTTACCAGCACATCATGAAGTGGGTCAGTGACGTGGATGAG TACGCACCAGAAGGCGTCCAGAAGATCCTTATTGGGAATAAGGCTGATGAGGAGCAGAAACGGCAGGTGGGAAGAGAGCAAGGGCAGCAG CTGGCGAAGGAGTATGGCATGGACTTCTATGAAACAAGTGCCTGCACCAACCTCAACATTAAAGAG TCATTCACGCGTCTGACGGAGCTGGTGCTGCAGGCCCACAGGAAGGAGCTGGAAGGCCTCCGGGTGCGTGCCAGCAACGAGTTGGCATTGgcagagctggaggaggaggagggcaaaCCCGAGGGCCCAGCGAACTCTTCGAAAACCTGCTGGTGCTGA